In one window of Nomascus leucogenys isolate Asia chromosome 1a, Asia_NLE_v1, whole genome shotgun sequence DNA:
- the GPR33 gene encoding probable G-protein coupled receptor 33 — MDLINSTDYLINPSTLVRNSTQFLAPASKMIIALSLYISSIIGTITNGLYLWVLRFKMKQTVNTLLFFHLILSYFISTMILPFMATSQLQDNHWNFGTALCKVFNSTLSLGMFTSVFFLSAISLDRYLLTLHPVWSQQHRTPRWAFSIVLGVWISAAALSIPYLIFRETHHDRKGKVTCQNNYAVSTNWESKEMQALRQRIHVACFISRFLLGFLLPFFIIIFCYERVASKVKERGLFKSSKPFKVMMTAIISFFVCWMPYHIHQGLLLTKNQSLLLELTLILTVLTISFNTIFSPTLYLFVGENFKKVFKKSILALFESTFSEDSSAERTQNLNSEA, encoded by the coding sequence ATGGATCTGATCAACTCTACCGATTACCTGATCAATCCCTCTACTTTAGTAAGAAACAGCACTCAGTTTCTAGCTCCTGCATCAAAAATGATTATTGCCCTGTCTTTGTACATTTCATCTATAATTGGTACCATCACCAATGGCCTCTATCTATGGGTGCTAAGATTCAAGATGAAACAGACTGTCAATACTCTCTTATTTTTTCATCTCAttctctcatattttatttcaacaatgATTCTACCATTTATGGCCACCTCCCAACTTCAAGACAATCACTGGAACTTTGGAACTGCCTTGTGCAAGGTCTTCAATAGCACTTTGTCTCTGGGGATGTTCacctctgttttcttcctttcggCCATCAGTCTTGATCGTTACCTTCTCACTCTTCACCCAGTGTGGTCCCAGCAGCACCGAACCCCACGCTGGGCTTTCAGCATTGTCCTGGGAGTCTGGATCTCAGCCGCTGCCCTCAGCATCCCCTATTTGATTTTCAGAGAGACACATCATGACCGTAAAGGAAAGGTGACTTGCCAAAATAACTATGCTGTGTCTACTAACTGGGAAAGCAAGGAGATGCAAGCATTAAGGCAGCGGATTCATGTGGCCTGTTTCATCAGCCGCTTCTTGCTGGGCTTTCTTCTACctttcttcatcatcatcttttgTTATGAAAGAGTAGCCAGCAAGGTGAAAGAGAGGGGCCTGTTTAAATCCAGCAAGCCCTTCAAAGTTATGATGACTGCCATTATCTCTTTCTTTGTGTGTTGGATGCCCTACCATATACACCAGGGCTTACTTCTCACTAAGAACCAGTCACTACTTTTAGAGTTGACTTTGATACTTACAGTGCTAACCATTTCTTTCAATACTATCTTTTCTCCCACACTCTACTTATTTGTTGGGGAGAACTTCAAAAAGGTCTTCAAGAAGTCCATTCTTGCTCTGTTTGAGTCAACATTTAGTGAGGATTCTTCTGCAGAAAGGACACAAAACCTAAACTCAGAAGCCTAA